The genomic window GGATCGATGCCGATGGGGGAAATCGGTAAGACGGGAATCAAAGTTTCAAAGTTTACCTTCGGCTCCCATATTCCGCCAGGACTTATTCCGCTGGAAAAAGAACGGAGGGAGATGATTCATGCGGCGTTCGAGTACGGCGTCGATACCATAGATGTCTACGCCGACCAGTATGAGGTTATGCCCGGACACATCGAGCCTTTTAAAAACAAGGTCGTACTCTCGACCATGGGCGGAAGGACGGAAAAGCGGAGCGCCGAACAGGAGCTGGAACATATCCTGAAGCTTTTCAGGCGCGACCACATCGACCTTGTCCGTATGCACAGCCACACTCCGGCCACTCCGCAATGGCCTGACTGGGAGGTGCTCTTCAGGCTCAAGGAAAAGGGATACATCCGCGCGGTCGGAGTACCCATTCATTTCATACCCGAACTCGATAGTGTTCTGAAAACTTTCCCAATCGATTTTGTGGTATTCCCCTATAATTTTTATCATAATATCGTGTATACGGGCAAATTCCCCGGCGATTACTATCCGGTTGCGAAGAAGCTCCGTGATAAAGGGGTCGGGGTGATAACCATGAAACCGTTTGCGAGCGAGTGGTTTATCTCTCACCTTATCAGCGCCGCAAAGGAAATGGATCCGAAAAGCAGGGTGAGCCTTCCCCAGGCCATGCTCAGGTATATAATCAATTCCGGCCTCAATCCCGACACCACCATGGCCGGAATGTGGACACTCAACGATGTTTACGATGGCATGACTGCTTTTTTCAAACCGAAAATATCCGGTGAAGAGAAACAGCTTCTGGATAAACTGCGGACGTATGCCAATCTGACCGAGTCAGCCTGCCTGCCCGATCATTATCGTTTTCTCGATCACTGGGCGCCGGAAAACACTATCAGCCGCATCGTATAAAGGAGGAAAACATACATGGCACAGTCTTCATCAAGACGATCTTTTATCACCCAAAGCGCCCTGGCAGGGGGGGTTCTGCTCGGCTCAGGTACGGCCCAGGCTGCCGTTCCGAGACCCAGGTTCAAACGGAAATCTCCCGCCTCGGTTGAACTCATGGAAATAGGCATCATCACCTGCGGATACTACTCCCACATCGAGGATATCTGGGGAAGATTTCTCAATCCGCCCCTGACTGAGAGCGAGGGGACTTTCTGGCCCCGTCAGACCGGGATGGTTATGACCATGGTCTGGGATCCCGACCCGAAAGCGGCGGAAAAATTCGCCAATAAATACGATGTCAAGATTGTGAAAAATTACAATGACATGGTCGGAAAAGTCGACGGCGTCATTCTCTCCGATTATTATGCCACCGGGTGGTGGCCGCAGCTTTCCAAACCGTATCTCGAAGCGGGGATGCCTTCGCTCATAAACCGTCCGTTTGCACTTTCCCTCAAAGAAATGAAAGAGATGATCACCCGCGCCAAGGAGCACAATGCCCCCATCCTGGCGCCTTCGTCGGACGAGACTATGCTGGAAACCATGCGCGCCCGTCACCGCCTGCAGGCGCTTCTCGACCGCGGCGCTCATGTCACCGGGGCGATGGCGTTCGAGCCTTGCGGCGAATACGCTGCCCATGGCGTACACAGCATCTATAATCTCTATACGATTCTCAAACCGAACGTGATTGCGGCAAACCTGATGGCCGATACCTGGTGGGAATGGGGGGACAAGGGCGGCATGATGAACTGGCTGGTCAAGGGAGAGGGAAAGAATCCGGATTATTATGCGGCAATCCGCATGTCCACCGAGGGCGACACCAACGGGTGGGTGGAGATTTCCACAAACACAGGCCGGGTGTTTGAAAACAACGACCACGAGGGGGATGTTTTCACACGCTACCGGAATTTGTTCGTATCGACTATGATCGAGTTCCAGAAGATGGTAGAATCGGGGAAACAGCCCCAGACATTCGAGCATATCGCAGGGAAAACGACCACTTTTCTTACCGGCTTCTACTCGCACCGTGAGAAAAAAGGCGCAATGGTACCCTGCAGCGATGTCCCCGAAGACTGGCGGGCGCCGCAGGTCATGCCGGA from Candidatus Latescibacter sp. includes these protein-coding regions:
- a CDS encoding aldo/keto reductase translates to MKRRSFFSQAAIGGAALVAGGCARQVIGQRIIKPKLHEFNPGMLKVTVQKPPAGSMPMGEIGKTGIKVSKFTFGSHIPPGLIPLEKERREMIHAAFEYGVDTIDVYADQYEVMPGHIEPFKNKVVLSTMGGRTEKRSAEQELEHILKLFRRDHIDLVRMHSHTPATPQWPDWEVLFRLKEKGYIRAVGVPIHFIPELDSVLKTFPIDFVVFPYNFYHNIVYTGKFPGDYYPVAKKLRDKGVGVITMKPFASEWFISHLISAAKEMDPKSRVSLPQAMLRYIINSGLNPDTTMAGMWTLNDVYDGMTAFFKPKISGEEKQLLDKLRTYANLTESACLPDHYRFLDHWAPENTISRIV
- a CDS encoding Gfo/Idh/MocA family oxidoreductase, with the translated sequence MAQSSSRRSFITQSALAGGVLLGSGTAQAAVPRPRFKRKSPASVELMEIGIITCGYYSHIEDIWGRFLNPPLTESEGTFWPRQTGMVMTMVWDPDPKAAEKFANKYDVKIVKNYNDMVGKVDGVILSDYYATGWWPQLSKPYLEAGMPSLINRPFALSLKEMKEMITRAKEHNAPILAPSSDETMLETMRARHRLQALLDRGAHVTGAMAFEPCGEYAAHGVHSIYNLYTILKPNVIAANLMADTWWEWGDKGGMMNWLVKGEGKNPDYYAAIRMSTEGDTNGWVEISTNTGRVFENNDHEGDVFTRYRNLFVSTMIEFQKMVESGKQPQTFEHIAGKTTTFLTGFYSHREKKGAMVPCSDVPEDWRAPQVMPERIPNDIFK